One genomic window of Thiovulum sp. ES includes the following:
- a CDS encoding Protein of unknown function (DUF2983) (PFAM: Protein of unknown function (DUF2983)), producing MFHGSYLENDVNFLLKKIELEFTDVSEKEREIQSGKKHYSEMISRENLPTEKYLEIFHESMNRNLENFAQDILNLAFLLPKDVAIVSLARGGTPIGVIAKRIILERFGVDLQHYSISIIRDRGVDWNALKFILERHKKVIFLDGWTGKGVIGRELKKSISEFNSKFKKNLSTDLYVLADISGTADFSVTNRDYLIPSSALNSTISGLISRTVLNDLIGKNDFHGCLFYSEFKDNDYSLDFAEKVVKKSQKLEPNLKKFIEPKSEFRENKKKRIDELMKKYDVSNYNFLKPGVAETTRVLLRRVPKKILLQNLENWDTKHLIQLSNEKNIPVDEVADLPFSAIGIVKNIVK from the coding sequence ATGTTTCATGGTAGCTATTTAGAAAATGATGTGAATTTTCTGCTTAAAAAAATAGAGTTAGAATTTACAGATGTTTCAGAAAAGGAGCGAGAAATTCAGAGTGGAAAAAAGCACTACTCCGAAATGATTTCTCGTGAAAATTTACCAACTGAGAAATATTTGGAAATTTTCCACGAAAGTATGAACCGAAATTTAGAAAATTTCGCACAAGACATTTTAAACTTAGCATTTTTGCTTCCAAAAGATGTAGCGATAGTTTCACTTGCACGGGGCGGAACTCCAATCGGAGTTATTGCAAAACGGATAATCCTAGAGCGATTTGGAGTAGATTTACAGCACTACTCTATTTCAATAATTCGGGATCGTGGAGTCGATTGGAATGCACTTAAATTTATTTTGGAACGACACAAAAAAGTTATTTTTCTCGATGGCTGGACTGGAAAAGGTGTGATTGGTCGAGAACTCAAAAAGTCCATTTCTGAATTTAATTCAAAGTTCAAAAAAAATCTCTCAACAGATCTATATGTCTTAGCAGATATTTCAGGAACAGCCGATTTTTCGGTAACAAACAGGGACTATTTAATTCCGTCATCTGCCTTAAATTCAACAATTTCTGGACTAATTAGCCGAACAGTTTTAAATGACCTCATCGGTAAAAATGATTTTCATGGTTGCCTCTTTTACAGCGAATTTAAAGACAACGATTACTCTTTGGATTTTGCGGAAAAAGTTGTTAAAAAGAGTCAAAAACTAGAACCAAATTTGAAAAAATTTATAGAACCAAAAAGCGAATTTAGAGAGAATAAAAAAAAGAGAATTGATGAATTGATGAAAAAATATGATGTTTCAAACTACAATTTCTTAAAACCTGGTGTTGCTGAAACAACTCGTGTTTTGCTTCGCCGAGTTCCTAAAAAAATTCTTCTACAAAACTTGGAAAATTGGGACACAAAACACTTAATTCAACTATCAAATGAGAAAAATATTCCTGTCGATGAGGTCGCTGATTTGCCTTTTTCAGCAATTGGAATTGTTAAAAACATTGTGAAATAA
- a CDS encoding 3-oxoacyl-(acyl-carrier-protein) reductase (PFAM: short chain dehydrogenase~TIGRFAM: 3-oxoacyl-(acyl-carrier-protein) reductase): protein MNFSGKNVLVTGASRGIGSDVARVLAGYGLKVWINYRSSHEEADKLHNELSEKGLQSAVIKFDVSNEDEFVAGIKTIIEADGELSYLVNNAGITNDKLAIRMKGADFDSVIRANLNSTFYGSREALKVMSKKKFGSVVNIASIVGETGNAGQTNYSASKGGVIAMTKSFAQEGSARGIRFNSITPGFIATDMTETLKDEIKEAYISNIPLKRFGKGEEVAETVAFLLSDGAGYITGSVLKVNGGLSM, encoded by the coding sequence ATGAATTTTAGTGGAAAAAATGTTTTAGTTACTGGAGCAAGTCGTGGAATCGGTTCTGATGTTGCTCGAGTTCTTGCTGGATACGGTTTAAAAGTTTGGATAAATTACAGAAGTTCGCATGAAGAAGCGGACAAATTACACAACGAACTTAGCGAAAAAGGTCTTCAATCTGCTGTAATTAAATTTGATGTTTCAAATGAAGATGAATTTGTTGCAGGAATCAAAACAATCATTGAAGCGGACGGCGAACTTTCGTATCTTGTAAATAATGCGGGAATTACAAATGACAAACTGGCTATCCGAATGAAAGGAGCAGATTTTGATTCTGTAATTCGTGCAAATCTCAACTCAACTTTCTACGGTTCTCGAGAAGCTCTTAAGGTTATGAGTAAGAAAAAGTTTGGATCAGTTGTAAATATTGCTTCAATTGTTGGGGAAACTGGAAATGCTGGACAAACAAACTATTCTGCTTCAAAAGGCGGTGTTATCGCTATGACAAAAAGTTTTGCACAAGAGGGTTCGGCTCGGGGAATTCGTTTCAATTCTATCACTCCAGGATTTATCGCAACAGATATGACGGAAACTTTGAAAGACGAAATTAAAGAGGCTTACATCTCAAATATTCCACTAAAAAGATTTGGAAAAGGTGAAGAGGTTGCGGAAACAGTAGCATTTTTACTTTCAGACGGTGCGGGATATATTACAGGTAGTGTTTTAAAAGTGAATGGTGGCTTAAGCATGTAG
- a CDS encoding spore coat polysaccharide biosynthesis protein, putative glycosyltransferase yields MEKFAIIIPALKKNGIIPDQLIKKMNGETLISRAIAVAKDLNSTIFVVTDSIEISLIAERNQIKSIYNKDFKIDGNSILDNFRTFLNSIENFENFIIYRANTPLLESVDILKAVSIFKKNREKIIVSVREEKFFKFKKDSLGNFHRTEEKIFREINSFIILSSKNLYNKKEDFLPFVIENEKAVEIENYQDWWISEKLLQRKKIVIHVFGSVELGMGHIFRSLSLAHEITNHQVVFVCNEKYELAVKKIASMDYRVISTKNVLETILNEKPNLVVNDVLNTEKDFILELKKSGAKVVNFEDLGSGAEFSDFTINELYENPIRDGENFLWGNQYYFLRDEFDDAQPHRSTEKVQTVLISFGGTDQNNLTLHSLRAILEIVQNLNLKIHIVCGGGYLFKNELENFVENSKYPKIEITYATGIISKIMENSQIAISSNGRTVYELADMNIPSIVVSQHEREATHSFAKLERGFVNLGVVRDGIESEIAKSFQKLLDDSYRELLFLNIQKFSFRQNKKRVVKKILGLLN; encoded by the coding sequence TTGGAAAAATTTGCAATTATTATTCCCGCACTTAAAAAAAACGGAATTATTCCTGACCAACTTATAAAAAAGATGAATGGAGAAACTCTGATTTCTCGTGCAATTGCTGTTGCAAAAGATTTAAATTCTACAATTTTTGTCGTTACGGACTCAATTGAAATTTCACTAATTGCGGAACGGAATCAAATCAAATCAATTTACAACAAAGATTTTAAAATTGATGGAAACTCAATTTTAGATAATTTTAGGACTTTTTTAAATTCAATTGAAAATTTTGAGAATTTCATAATTTATCGTGCAAATACTCCGCTTTTGGAAAGTGTGGATATTTTAAAAGCCGTTTCGATTTTCAAAAAAAATCGTGAAAAAATTATAGTTTCAGTTCGAGAAGAGAAATTTTTTAAATTCAAAAAAGATTCCTTGGGAAATTTTCACAGAACTGAAGAAAAAATCTTTCGGGAAATAAATTCATTTATCATTTTGTCTTCAAAAAATCTCTACAACAAAAAAGAGGATTTTCTGCCTTTTGTAATCGAAAATGAGAAAGCTGTTGAAATTGAAAATTATCAAGATTGGTGGATTTCTGAAAAACTTTTACAACGAAAAAAAATTGTAATTCATGTTTTTGGTTCAGTCGAATTGGGAATGGGACATATTTTCCGTTCGCTCTCTCTTGCTCATGAAATCACAAATCATCAAGTAGTTTTTGTTTGTAACGAAAAATATGAACTTGCAGTGAAAAAAATTGCTTCAATGGATTATCGAGTAATTTCGACAAAAAATGTTTTGGAAACAATTTTAAATGAAAAGCCAAATTTAGTTGTAAATGATGTTTTGAATACGGAAAAAGATTTTATTTTGGAATTGAAAAAAAGCGGTGCAAAAGTTGTGAATTTTGAGGATTTAGGAAGTGGTGCAGAATTTTCTGATTTTACAATAAATGAATTATATGAAAATCCAATTCGAGATGGTGAAAATTTTCTTTGGGGAAATCAATACTATTTTTTACGAGATGAGTTTGATGATGCTCAACCTCATCGTTCAACTGAAAAAGTTCAAACAGTTCTAATATCTTTTGGTGGAACAGATCAAAATAATTTGACACTTCACTCACTCCGTGCAATTTTAGAAATTGTGCAAAATTTAAATCTTAAAATCCATATTGTTTGTGGTGGAGGCTACCTTTTTAAAAATGAACTTGAAAATTTTGTAGAAAATAGTAAATATCCAAAAATCGAAATCACTTATGCAACTGGAATCATTTCCAAAATTATGGAAAATTCTCAAATCGCAATTTCCTCAAATGGTCGAACCGTCTATGAACTTGCCGATATGAATATACCGTCAATTGTTGTTTCTCAACACGAACGAGAAGCGACACACTCTTTTGCAAAACTAGAGCGAGGATTTGTAAATTTAGGAGTTGTTCGAGACGGAATTGAGAGTGAAATTGCTAAAAGTTTTCAAAAACTACTTGATGATTCCTATCGCGAACTTCTATTTTTAAATATTCAAAAATTTAGTTTTCGACAAAATAAGAAAAGAGTGGTAAAAAAGATTTTAGGATTATTAAATTGA
- a CDS encoding spore coat polysaccharide biosynthesis protein F, CMP-KDO synthetase (PFAM: Cytidylyltransferase) produces the protein MKKVVALIQARMGSSRLPNKMMLSLHGKPILHWVLQRVSKSKNIDEVVLATSVNRENDILENYTKHNFKNVKVFRGSEDDVLNRFYKAGKNAQASHIVRVCADNPLIDGVEIDRLVDFYFQNSFDYAYNHIPKNNTYPDGLGAEILSFQILEEMEKKVKSENLREHSFSYVWENMENFQIGTFNPPKEIAFPNLRFDIDTFDDYYYLSSLNFDIDIDSADLVKLFSEKK, from the coding sequence TTGAAAAAAGTTGTTGCACTAATTCAAGCAAGAATGGGGTCAAGTCGTTTGCCGAATAAAATGATGCTGTCTCTTCACGGAAAACCTATTTTACACTGGGTTCTCCAGCGAGTTTCAAAATCAAAAAATATCGATGAGGTCGTTTTAGCAACTTCTGTAAATCGTGAAAATGATATTTTGGAAAATTACACAAAGCATAATTTTAAAAATGTGAAAGTTTTTCGTGGTTCTGAAGATGATGTTTTAAATCGTTTTTATAAAGCAGGAAAAAATGCACAGGCTTCTCATATTGTTCGAGTTTGTGCAGATAATCCGCTGATTGATGGAGTTGAAATTGATCGACTTGTTGATTTCTATTTTCAAAACTCTTTCGACTATGCTTACAATCATATTCCAAAAAACAACACTTATCCCGACGGGCTTGGTGCGGAAATTCTCTCTTTCCAAATTTTAGAAGAGATGGAGAAAAAAGTGAAGTCTGAAAATCTTCGGGAACACTCTTTTTCGTATGTTTGGGAAAATATGGAGAATTTTCAAATCGGAACTTTCAATCCACCAAAAGAGATTGCTTTTCCAAATTTACGATTTGATATTGATACTTTTGATGACTATTACTATTTGAGTAGTTTAAATTTTGACATTGATATAGATTCAGCGGATTTGGTAAAACTCTTTTCTGAAAAGAAATAG
- a CDS encoding 1-deoxy-D-xylulose-5-phosphate synthase (PFAM: Transketolase, thiamine diphosphate binding domain; Transketolase, C-terminal domain; Transketolase, pyrimidine binding domain~TIGRFAM: 1-deoxy-D-xylulose-5-phosphate synthase): MEIKKKNIKELNDLAEKIRGRILESVSKNGGHLSSTLGATELILGMHKVFDSLKDPFIFDVSHQSYAHKLVTGRWDDFDNLRQFGGVSGYTKPSESDHDYYVSGHSSTSISLAVGSAKAIRLKGEEGERIPVALIGDGSMSAGMVYEALNELGERKYPIVIILNDNEMSIAKPIGAISRVLSQAMAGRFYQKVKTRTEDVLKHLPDGASYLAKKFEESFRLITPGLMFEEMGLEYIGPIDGHDLESIIETLKLAKSMKKPVVIHAQTLKGKGYEYSEGHLEHWHGVSPFDLETGKTLKKSPRKSATQIFSEELLKIATENKKVVGVTAAMPSGTGMSPLIEKFPNRFWDVAIAEQHAVTSMGSLAKEGFKPFVALYSTFLQRGYDQVIHDVGIMNIPVVFAIDRAGIVGEDGETHAGSFDLSFLQPIPNMTLIAPRDEISFRNALNFTATFPTPIAIRYPRGAFIDSGEFSDEVWELGKSQLLSDGTENTLFIGYGNGVGRAIETKKILEKDIAILDLKFLKPLDEEMLEKLSKKFTNWYVFSDSAKIGGVGSAILQFLSDKDISGISVETFEFSDKFVPHGKTIHVEEHLGLRPHQLAEKIV, encoded by the coding sequence ATGGAGATTAAAAAGAAAAACATAAAAGAGTTAAACGACTTAGCGGAAAAAATACGAGGTCGGATTTTAGAGAGTGTGAGCAAAAATGGAGGGCATTTAAGTAGCACTCTTGGAGCTACGGAACTTATTTTAGGTATGCACAAAGTTTTTGATTCTCTCAAAGACCCTTTTATTTTTGATGTTTCACATCAGTCGTATGCACACAAACTTGTTACAGGTCGGTGGGACGATTTTGATAATTTACGACAATTTGGTGGAGTGTCTGGATACACAAAACCTAGTGAGTCAGATCACGATTATTATGTTTCTGGACACTCTTCAACTTCAATTTCTCTTGCGGTCGGTTCAGCAAAAGCAATTAGATTAAAAGGTGAAGAGGGCGAACGAATTCCTGTTGCTCTTATTGGAGATGGTTCAATGAGTGCGGGAATGGTTTATGAAGCACTGAATGAACTTGGTGAAAGAAAATATCCAATTGTGATAATTTTGAATGACAATGAAATGAGTATTGCAAAACCGATTGGAGCAATTTCTCGAGTTCTTTCTCAAGCTATGGCTGGTCGTTTTTATCAAAAAGTGAAAACCAGAACAGAAGATGTTTTGAAACATTTACCAGATGGTGCTTCATATTTGGCTAAAAAATTTGAGGAGAGTTTTCGACTTATTACTCCAGGTTTAATGTTTGAAGAGATGGGTTTAGAATATATTGGACCAATTGACGGACACGATTTAGAATCAATTATTGAAACTCTAAAACTTGCAAAAAGTATGAAAAAACCCGTTGTAATTCATGCCCAAACTCTGAAAGGAAAAGGTTACGAATATTCTGAAGGACATCTTGAACACTGGCACGGAGTTTCGCCTTTTGATTTAGAAACAGGAAAAACATTAAAAAAGAGTCCAAGAAAATCAGCGACACAAATTTTTTCAGAAGAGCTTTTAAAAATTGCGACGGAAAATAAAAAAGTTGTTGGTGTTACTGCAGCGATGCCAAGCGGAACAGGAATGTCGCCACTTATTGAAAAGTTTCCAAATCGATTTTGGGATGTGGCGATTGCGGAACAACATGCTGTTACTTCGATGGGAAGTTTAGCAAAAGAGGGATTTAAACCATTTGTTGCACTCTATTCGACATTTTTACAAAGAGGATATGACCAAGTGATTCACGATGTTGGAATTATGAATATTCCAGTTGTATTTGCGATTGACAGAGCGGGAATTGTTGGTGAAGATGGTGAGACACATGCAGGTAGTTTTGATTTGAGTTTTCTCCAGCCAATTCCAAATATGACTCTAATTGCTCCACGAGATGAAATATCTTTCCGAAATGCTTTAAATTTCACGGCAACCTTTCCAACTCCAATTGCAATTCGGTATCCGCGAGGTGCATTTATTGACAGTGGAGAATTTAGCGATGAGGTCTGGGAGCTTGGAAAATCACAACTTCTTTCTGACGGAACTGAAAATACTCTTTTTATCGGATACGGAAATGGAGTCGGTCGAGCAATTGAAACGAAGAAAATTCTCGAAAAAGATATTGCAATTCTTGACTTGAAATTTTTGAAACCTCTTGATGAAGAGATGTTAGAAAAACTCTCAAAAAAATTCACAAATTGGTATGTTTTTAGTGATTCCGCAAAAATCGGTGGAGTTGGTTCAGCAATTCTCCAATTTCTTTCAGATAAGGATATTTCAGGAATTTCTGTCGAAACTTTTGAATTTAGCGACAAATTTGTGCCACACGGAAAAACGATACATGTTGAAGAGCATTTAGGACTCCGACCTCATCAACTCGCTGAAAAAATAGTTTAA
- a CDS encoding hypothetical protein (PFAM: Protein of unknown function (DUF493)) produces MIEIEGKPDIEYPTEWRYKVIGLVENEMRKTIDEVLETKKYDLRFSRASKGGKFTSLEVKTVVDSEEERDQIFKDLQKSPAVKMVI; encoded by the coding sequence GTGATAGAAATTGAGGGAAAACCAGACATTGAATATCCAACAGAATGGAGATACAAAGTTATCGGTTTAGTTGAAAATGAGATGCGAAAAACTATTGATGAGGTTCTCGAAACAAAAAAATATGATCTTCGTTTTTCAAGAGCAAGTAAAGGTGGAAAATTTACATCTCTTGAAGTAAAAACAGTTGTTGATTCAGAAGAGGAACGAGACCAAATTTTTAAAGACTTGCAAAAATCTCCAGCTGTTAAAATGGTAATTTGA
- a CDS encoding molybdenum cofactor biosynthesis protein A (PFAM: Molybdenum Cofactor Synthesis C; Radical SAM superfamily~TIGRFAM: molybdenum cofactor biosynthesis protein A, bacterial), which translates to MLVDSFQRKIDYLRISVTERCNFRCQYCMPEKPFSWTPRENLLSFEELFTFVKIGIDEGIEKVRITGGEPLLRENLDRFIEMIYKYKSDIDLAMTTNGYLLPKVAKKLKNAGLKRINISLDSLIPEVAHSIAQKSVLSEILEGIEVAQKVGLKIKINSVPMKGINDGEILDILQFGIDRNIPVRFIEYMENSFAKKDLVGLKSSEILEIISKKWSFKDDGIELGSPSHYYKLESGYKFGIIEPHRDDFCTHCNRIRLTAEGHLIPCLYFDEAMSIKESIRDGDIEKAGEILRTVVREKPEKNRWSGENEESARAFYETGG; encoded by the coding sequence ATGTTAGTAGATTCATTTCAAAGAAAAATCGATTACTTACGAATTTCAGTAACTGAAAGGTGTAATTTTCGGTGTCAATACTGTATGCCAGAAAAACCATTCTCTTGGACTCCGCGAGAAAATTTACTCTCATTTGAGGAGCTTTTTACTTTTGTAAAAATTGGAATTGATGAAGGAATAGAGAAAGTCCGTATCACAGGTGGCGAACCTCTTCTACGAGAAAACTTAGATCGATTTATTGAGATGATTTACAAATATAAATCTGACATCGATTTGGCAATGACAACAAACGGGTATCTTCTTCCAAAAGTTGCAAAAAAACTGAAAAATGCTGGATTAAAAAGAATAAATATATCTCTCGATTCTCTCATTCCTGAAGTCGCCCACAGCATCGCACAAAAAAGTGTTCTTTCTGAAATTTTAGAAGGAATTGAAGTTGCTCAAAAAGTTGGTCTAAAAATTAAAATAAACTCTGTGCCGATGAAAGGAATCAATGACGGTGAAATTTTAGATATTTTACAGTTTGGAATCGATCGAAATATTCCCGTGCGATTTATTGAATATATGGAAAACTCATTTGCTAAAAAAGATCTGGTTGGTCTCAAAAGTTCAGAAATTTTAGAAATCATCTCTAAAAAGTGGAGTTTTAAAGATGATGGAATTGAACTCGGTTCGCCATCACACTATTATAAATTAGAAAGCGGATACAAGTTTGGAATTATTGAACCTCATCGAGATGATTTTTGCACTCACTGTAATCGAATCCGATTGACTGCTGAGGGACATTTAATTCCTTGTCTCTATTTTGATGAAGCAATGTCGATAAAAGAGTCAATTCGTGATGGAGACATCGAAAAAGCTGGTGAGATTTTGCGAACAGTTGTTAGAGAGAAACCAGAAAAGAATCGTTGGAGCGGAGAAAATGAAGAATCTGCTCGAGCTTTTTATGAAACTGGCGGTTAA
- a CDS encoding putative redox protein, regulator of disulfide bond formation (PFAM: OsmC-like protein), which yields MKIILEHTDGTSSEDMVLKATTSKTSFEIRPKEISPVEYFLTGTIACSTTDMVVLPRKHGYEISNIKITGDVERNEAPPKKFNKLHLIYSFDSNAEDSIARRWVLSTLETYCSTINTIRGVSEITFSIVHNGNEIASNDSISSGEGKPLDLPEHSTHVEDGMSCEA from the coding sequence GTGAAAATTATTCTTGAGCATACTGATGGAACTTCTTCTGAAGATATGGTTTTAAAGGCGACAACATCAAAGACATCTTTTGAGATTCGACCAAAAGAGATTTCCCCTGTTGAGTATTTTTTGACTGGAACAATTGCTTGTAGCACAACTGATATGGTTGTTCTTCCACGAAAACATGGTTACGAGATTTCAAACATCAAAATTACTGGAGATGTTGAAAGAAATGAAGCTCCTCCAAAAAAATTCAATAAATTACACTTAATCTATTCTTTCGATTCAAATGCTGAAGATTCAATTGCTCGGCGATGGGTTCTTTCGACTCTTGAAACTTACTGTTCAACTATAAATACAATTCGTGGAGTTTCAGAAATCACTTTCTCAATTGTTCATAATGGAAATGAGATTGCTTCAAACGATTCTATTTCAAGCGGAGAGGGAAAACCTTTAGATTTACCAGAGCATTCAACACATGTTGAAGATGGTATGAGTTGCGAGGCTTAA